Proteins encoded in a region of the Myxococcales bacterium genome:
- a CDS encoding enoyl-CoA hydratase/isomerase family protein, with translation MVKLTLSGPGRNALSTAVMNACLAQLDAAGGQPLLLSGEGPAFSAGLNLKEVAALDRAGAERFLDVLCRFIDTLYRYPAPTVALVNGHAIAGGCVVAMACDFRIAAPASGPNAPRMGLNEVALGLRFPPAILDLVRRRVPPQHLETVVLGAGLFPPTEALSLGLLDAVRDDAQEHARAALATLAAHPASAYAAAKRALRPPLAGSAAEHADFADGGLESWVSPELKARIAALLGPKK, from the coding sequence ATGGTGAAGTTGACCCTCTCTGGCCCTGGCCGAAACGCCCTCAGCACGGCGGTGATGAACGCCTGCCTCGCCCAGCTGGACGCCGCCGGGGGGCAGCCCCTCCTCCTTTCGGGCGAGGGGCCCGCCTTCTCCGCGGGGCTCAACCTCAAGGAGGTGGCTGCCCTCGACCGGGCCGGCGCCGAGCGCTTCCTCGACGTGCTCTGCCGCTTCATCGACACGCTCTACCGCTACCCTGCGCCCACGGTCGCGCTCGTAAACGGGCACGCCATCGCCGGCGGCTGCGTGGTCGCGATGGCGTGCGACTTCCGGATCGCCGCCCCCGCGTCCGGGCCCAACGCCCCGCGCATGGGCCTGAACGAGGTCGCGCTCGGTCTCCGCTTCCCTCCCGCCATCCTCGATCTCGTCCGTCGCCGGGTCCCGCCCCAGCACCTGGAGACCGTGGTGCTCGGCGCGGGCCTCTTCCCTCCCACAGAGGCCCTGTCGCTCGGCCTGCTCGACGCCGTCCGCGACGACGCCCAAGAGCACGCGCGGGCCGCCCTCGCGACGCTCGCCGCGCACCCCGCGAGCGCGTACGCCGCCGCGAAGCGCGCCCTCCGCCCCCCGCTCGCTGGCAGCGCCGCCGAGCACGCCGACTTCGCCGACGGGGGCCTCGAGAGCTGGGTGTCGCCCGAGCTGAAGGCGCGGATTGCGGCGCTCCTAGGGCCCAAGAAGTAA